CCGGGTCAGCTCGGAAAGCCGCCGCACCGGATTCCCGCTCTCGGTGTCTCTATAATCCGGATGATCAAATCCAGACCCCAATACATGttccccctgcaacccccccccccaatactgagcctccctctacaccaccttaTTGTCCCCCCCATACTAagcctccctctacaccacctAACTGCCCCCCAACACTGAGCCTCCCCCTACACCCCCTTACTGCCCCCCCATACAgagcctccctctacaccaccttactgcccccaatactgagcctccctctacaccatcttactgccccccccaccaatactgagcctccctctacaccttactgcccccccccccatactgagCCTCCCCCTACACCACCTTTCTGCCGCAAATACTGAGCCTCCCTCTACACCcccttactgcccccccccccccaatacagagcctccctctacaccaccttactgcccccGGGTGATGTGAAGCTTCACAACACTGAGCTGGAAGCCAGCGCTGTTTAGTATTTTCTCGCAGGGATTTCCCTCTCGCTGCTTCCGGAGTCTCCAGTTTTCAGCTTCCTGACCTCAGAGAGAATCCGCACAAACTATTGATCTCCTGCAGCTCGAGCACAAATCCTCCAGCCCATTTTCACTTTTCCAATGTCATGTCCACACGTTAAAGGCGACACCAGTGCCAGCTCCCAGCAGagtccacactcacactcactccatTCGGCAACACAGGCGCTCGCTCCCGGATCACAAGCGGCTCCCATTCGACTTTCCCACTTTCATTCGCTTCACAAGAACCCTTCTCGCCGCTGAACCACGAAGCCGCCGCTTTCTCATCTTTCACATCGGTGTGTGACTCTGGCTCGGTTGCTCATGGCTCTGGCGAGTATTTGGAGGTTTGGGACGGTGTTGCTCCTCTTGTCCGGGACCCTCAGTCTGGGCTGTGAGAGGCTGCAGTTACAGCAAGTTctcaacacagagacactcagCAAACTGAATGAAATGGTGAGTTGAACCTACAGCCAGAGCCGGATTCGAATCAAACAGCGTCTGTATGTTTTACAAAGTCATATCAGGAGAGGAAGAGAAATGTGTGAAAAAACACATCAGGTCTGAGCGGTGAATAGAAGTTGGACACTGAGGCGAGGAGAATTTACAGAAAGGAGGGATTGTTATCTGGGGGCGGGGGTGAAAGAGGATTCAGAAACATGCCATTCACATCAATAATCTGTGTTTAATGTAACCAAACAATCACAGTGTTATCAGGAACACAGTAAAGTAAATTTGACATCAAGTTACGTAAGAAGGTAAAAGAACAGATGGCTAAAAGCTGGTAAAAGAGGGAACTTTTCAGGAAGGTCTTGCCgtaggaaggggaggtggagaaatgcggaagtTTACGGAGGGACAcagacacatagagacacacagagacacacacacacagagacacagacacagacacacagagagacacacagacacacagagacagagagagagagacacacacacacagacagactggcagatacacacacagacgcgCAGGAGAGTTTAGGCGGTAGCTCCGGCTGCAAGCGGTTGCATTTTCACTCCCGGTGATTCTTTCGGTGAAAATACAACAATTGTTCGGAGTTGAACCCGGTTACGGTCAGTGTGTGATCCTCAGCTCCGTATCTCACTCTGGCTCGGTTGCTCATGGCTCTGGCCAGTATTTGGAGGTTTGGGACGGTGTTGTTCCTCTTGTCCGGGACCCTCAGTCTGGGCTGTGAGAGGCTGCAGTTACAGCAAGTTctcaacacagagacactcagCAAACTGAATGCAATGGTGAGTTGAAGCTGGAGCCAGAAACAATTCCCCATCGCACTGGGTCCATTTGTTTTGAAGCATtctctcaggaaaatggttctggGGTTTGCAGCGCTGCACAATTTATGGTCAGCGAATCTGCAGCATTACTGTTTCTGATCTGGGTTGACACAGTGTTTGTCTTTGCTCTCAGGGCGGTCGGTTCCCTCGGCAATGTGTCAGGGAGAGGTTTGCGCTGACAACCAAGACCTTGAATCTGGTGAAACTGTCTGAGGGTTTGCAGGTGAGTGAACACTGGGGCTTATTATCATTTATTCCATCAGAAATGTGCGAAAAACACGATAAAGATCAACCACCAGGATGGACAGAGCAGGTCGTTCATTGAAGTTGTCAGTGGAAATGAGGGAGCTCCTGCTTTGAACTCAAACCCCCGGGTAAAGACTCTTCCTCGTTCCCTCAGACTGATGTAGGGAATGGAACCTCATTGAGCTGTGATGCATCCTGTTGGGGGAGCCTGCCAAGTCTGCAGCATCATTCAAAGGTTACTTGTGCCTGCTAATCATCTCAATTCCTTTCATCACCTCACTACCCATTAGCATCTCTGTCTTCTCCCTCTTACTCCCTCACTGTCTATCCACTTCTTACCATCAATCGTCCTATACAGTTCAGGCAGGGCCCTTTCATCTGTGGATTCCACACAACATACCTGTCCACTCTCCATTACATTCACTCGATGGTCACTGTGTTGATATTGGTGGGATGGTTAGCTCATTGGCTAGTCCAGGATGCTGCCACCAGCGCTGGTCCAATTCCTGTCTGACTGAGGAGGTGTGAGACCTGCCTCTGCGCCCTTCCCTGAGAGTCGAAGACAATGGCAGACTCCCTCtacaaagaaacaaaaacaaactgcCCAGAAAGCAACTCAGGGTGAAGCATCAGATGCCACAGCGCCAGAGGCCCAGGGTGACCGTGACGAGTTTTCACGTTCGCTccgtgtgcgtgggattcctccgggtgctctggtctcctctcacagtccaaagatgtgcaggtgaggtggattggccatgataaattgtcccttagtgcccaaaggtttggtggggttatggggatgtggcAGCGGAGTGGAAGGGGAGCTCCATTATTCTAATACTGTCCAGGGTGTTCTCTCAATTTATGTCCTCTATAAACTGGAACAGAATCCAATAACTACTGTAATATAACATAACTCAATTATCtctggtgcagcacggtggcacagtggttagcattgctgcctcagggtgccgaggtcccaaccttgatcccggctctgggtcattgtcagtgtggagtttgcgcattctttccatgtttgcgtggaattcgctcccacaatccaaacatgtgcagggtaggtcatttgccgtgctaaattgccacttaattggaaaaaatgaattgagtactctaaatttattttttttaaactcatcaTCTCTAAATATTCCAACAACACAAACTCCCAGTCAGCCATCACCTCTGCATTCTCAGATTAGATTCATTCAGATATCACCAAGTTCACAACTTTGCAAAATGGATTTTTCCGATATTCCCCGAGGTGCCACCAAAATCTCGAATGGAGAGAGTTATTTCACTCACAGGGTCCGAGGAAGGAGATATTGATGGATGGGTCTTGTCAGGAGATTTGGTGTCAGTGGAGGGGGTTAAGTCGATGTGCGAGGAGGAGTTGGGGCCCATATTGAATGACGAGGTGTGAGGCACttcgcagggtgaactccacatccACCTGGGCCAGGTTTGGTTTCATCCAGCCTCGGGTAGTTTTGAGGGCGCACTTGACCAATTTCAGAATTAGTTACTtctttttagggggggggggggacgacaggtTTACAGTGCTGTTTACATGGTCCGGGTAACAACGTGCATATGTTCTGGTTTTGTCCCGAGGTCATGGGTTTtggggtctccttctttagcaccatgttggCGATCCTGAAGATTGAGCTGGAGCCCTAACCTTTAGCGGCCATACTTTGGGTGTCAGACTTATCAGAGCTGCAAACGGGCGCAGGGGCCAATGGCGTCGccttctccttcctcattgctcgGAAGtgagttctgctgggatggagttcTCCGCCTCCATCCAGTGCCTCGGTTTGGCTTGGGGACCTGATTGAGTTCCTATTCCTTGAAAAAGTCAAAGAAAAGTTGAGGGGAGCAATCGACGGGATTCTATGGGAGATGAAGGCTTTTACTGTCTTTTTCAAGGAAATTGTCACCTTTTGttactcggggtggggggggagggtggggagttgaCGGGAGGAGAGTGGCAGGTTTCATGAGAGGTTGTTTTATGATTCTGTTTTTCATATCTGTAGATGTGTTTATTTTTATTGTTATTTTGAATTTCATAAATGAAATATATTaatgaaaatatttattaaaaaaacaaaaatgcatCATCTTTAATCTGATTGTGTATATATTCCCCAGACACAGGACAGGATCCAGATTGTCCATCAGACCCTGCGTCACATCAGCAAGATCTACAGCATGAACCTGGGTTCAGTCACCTGGGACCGGAACAAGGTGGAAAACCTCCGCCTTCTCCTAGACCGACAGCTCAGTGAACTGGAAGAATGTGTCAGGAAACAGGGCTCAGAGGCCAGACTGAGGAAAAACTCCACCATTCAAAAATACTTCAGGAAACTGAGGAAGTTTCTCAAACAGAAGGTGGGACAATTGATAATTGACTGTGTGATTATTGGATTGTAGTTTATTTGACCGTATTTAGATCTGTTCATTTTCCAATTGGGTTTCCTTAAAATATATTCTGTTTTTCCAGACATTCAGCAACTGTGCTTGGGAAATAATCCGCGCTGAGACTAGGGCCCGTTTACAACAGCTCCTTTACTTAATGGCACAAGTCCGCAGAAGAAATTGAAATAAAATCCAACCGCATGTTCAGCAGAGACTGgaataatttatttaaattggCTGTTATTTATATAATAACAGAATTCTGTGGTGACTGACAAAGAGCAAAGAATATCTTGATGTAATTTTCTATTTGATTATTTATTCTAATTTATTAATATTTATCGCTGCAATATTTTTATGTTGTGAAATCTTCATCATATGTGTGCTGAGCTAAATGGATGGCCATGATGTCTTTGTACAACAGATGTTAGATTTTTACGGTTGTGAACTCACAAATGTAAAGAAGGTATTTCGATAACACatttcacacagactgaaacaagAAATAGTTCTTTCAAAGGCTTCACGTTTTTGAGAAGTATTATATGTTATGTCTACAGTACGTCTGGAATtacaattctgacagcttggctCGATGATAACACTGATTGGTGGGTCAAACCCCACTTAATTCTCACTGGGCTCCTTATTGTAGCTGCTGAACCTCCAATCACAATTCTGCACTGGGAATGGTCCAGCCAATCCTCAGCTCTGCTTTCCCGGTTTCCTCAGTCTCAAGGGTCGGTTGCAGACAAACGACCCCTGACCCCATTCCTGTTTCAGACTCACCTTTACTTTCTGTTCACCACAAGGTCAACATTTcaattaattcctcctcattttaaTTTATTGATATTTATCATTGTGTTGGCTTTGTGTCATGGATTGCTAAAGTTTTGTACAATTCAtgaaaaataaatgttaatttattgatttttattaaattttgggaaataaataatatttttttataaacCTGGCAACTTTTTATACTGAATGAAAGCATATTTGTTCAAATAAATTGTTTTTGATATCACGCATTTTCTGGATCTTCTTCACTATAAATGTGTTATAATTGAACAAGTTAGCATTAGATGGAAGAGGTATTAATGATTTTAGTGCACTTAAGAGTGGTGATTATCTGCTTTCACAGCTATCAAAGGAAGGAGAGGGTCTTGGAGTAGGTGAATATTGACTAGGATGGGCACACGGTGTGGATATATCAGAACATTAGGATTGAGCTGGTGCAGAGCTGTGCGGACTTCAACAAGGTGAAGGTGATGCAATTTGCCATGGTTCACCCGGTGTGATTGTGGGTCACAATGGACTCGAAAGATTATTTTTTCAACATCCTGGAGCTGGCAGAGGCCTTCACCAGAGAGACGAAGCTGGGACTTGTCTGAGGAGCATGATTTGGGATTCTGTGTTTGAAGGTGGATGATTTTACAGTGTATTTATGCCTCATTTTAGTATATTTCTTTCTCTTGGGTTTGGGGCTGTACGAACGTGGGATTGACACATTTCTTGGCTCAGAGACAAGCTTGCTAATAATGTTGGGTTTTGGGTTTTGGGAGTTCGTCAGAAGGGAGTGGGTGGTTGTTGCTTTTAGGGAAGTAGTGCAGGGTGACGCTGGGAGGGGGTCACCTTGCTAGCAGAAGGAGAAGGTGTGGCTAGTGAATGAAAGAGGAGTGGAGGAAGAGGCTGTTGGGCTAGATCATGTGAGGCACAATCGGTCGAGCTGTTTTACTGTGTGTTTAGTAGGGGCATGGGGCCCGGTATGGTGTTCCTACAAGAAACTCACCTGTGAGTGCCGGACCATCCAGGTTGGGGAAGCCCTGGGTGAGCCAagttttccactcagggtttgACAGATGGGTCGGGTGGGAGTGGATTTCGGTCAGCAAAATGATTCGCTTTCAGTCGGGGACTCTGGCTGATCAGGGGATGCTTATGTGATGGTTACAggtatgctgggggggggggggggtcgacatgggctggtttagctcactcggctaaatcgctggcttttaaagtagaccaagcaggccagcagcactgttcgattcccataccagcctccccggacaggcgctggaatgtggtgactaggggcttttcacagtaacttcattgaagcctacttgtggcaataagtgattttcatttcatttcatggtctgagtgaatgtgtatgccccaaattggagcAATGTCAAGTCTATGGGGTGCTTGCTGGCTGCAATACCGGAGATGGACACCCACCGATTGATTTTAGGGGCGAGATTTTAATTTCGTCTTAGATCCGAAGCTGGACTGTTCCCGATTGAGGTCACTAACCCAATTCGGAATTACAAGGGTGTTGGCTGCATTCATGGAGGAGACAACAGATGGTTTAGTGACTTGATTGAGCTTTAGTATCTCAAGAAGTTCAAGTTTACAGTGAGGGGGTTGTTAGATGGGTTCCACCGTAGATGACGACTTTTCATATAGTTCTTTAAGGAATGGGTCACTGCTGGCTGTTAGTGAGGTTAGGGGTGTGTGTGATTTGGGTTATATTTCTGTTACTGGGGTTAttgttatagaaaggatgtgattgcagtagaaagagtgcagaggagattcaccagcatgttgcATGGACAGGAGTTATGAAGCGAAGCTGGCCAGGCTGGGGTTAgtttc
The DNA window shown above is from Scyliorhinus canicula chromosome 19, sScyCan1.1, whole genome shotgun sequence and carries:
- the LOC119953992 gene encoding interferon alpha-F-like — translated: MALASIWRFGTVLFLLSGTLSLGCERLQLQQVLNTETLSKLNAMGGRFPRQCVRERFALTTKTLNLVKLSEGLQTQDRIQIVHQTLRHISKIYSMNLGSVTWDRNKVENLRLLLDRQLSELEECVRKQGSEARLRKNSTIQKYFRKLRKFLKQKTFSNCAWEIIRAETRARLQQLLYLMAQVRRRN